The genomic window CTCCCCTCTCCCTCAAAACGAGCTCGCTTAAAAACACGTTTGACATCAACGCTATCGTTCGTGTTCTAGTTCAATCGACATCGCGCCAAAGGCTTGTTTTGGGGGAGAGGGGCTGGGGGTGAGGGGGCGACAGAGGATTGGGGCGGAGTGAGGTGGGAGCCAAGGAAAATGGGGGGCAAATAGGCGCTGACGATCAAAAATCGCCTCGTAGGATTCCCCCTCACCCCCAACCCCTCTCCCCCAGGCAAGCCTCGGCTAGTCGAGCGCAAAGATGGGTCTCACCGATACGCGATTCTATGCTCTCTCCACCACAATAAGCTTGCCTGGGGGAGAGGGGAGCCAGACTTTCATTAGCAATCCGGCGGTGTTCGCTGCGCTCGACCGCCGGCTATTCGCTCTAATCGCTTCGCGATAGAAGACGGCTGCGGGTTAAACGACTAACTGGACAGCCGGCAAGTCGGGTGGAAGCGGGAAGAGCAAAATCGCTCAGTTGACAATATTCCGCAGCGGTTTGCCGGTGATCGCTCGCAAGCAGGCTTGGCTGCCTTTGCGGCGCATGTCGATTAGGCCTTCTTCACTATAGAAGGCACTGTGCGGATTGATAATCAAACGCTCATGAGCCGGATGCTGAGGATCGCGCCAGGCGGCCAGCAAAACATTGTCCGCCGTGGGTGGCTCATCGGGCAACACATCGATCGCCGCGCCCGCCAGTTGGCCGCTTCGCAAAGCCTCTGTCACCGCGCCCAGTTCAACCACGGCTCCTCGCGCGGTATTGACCAGATAACCGCCACGCGGCATCCAGCTCAGCGATTCCGCGTTGATCATATGATGCGTCTCGGGCGTCAGCGGGCAGTGGACGCTAAGGATCTGAGCTTCGGCCAGCAGCGTCTGCAACGACTCCACTCGTTCGACGCCGAGGGCTTTGTCGTAGCCATCGGGTTTGTAGGGATCGTAGAATCGCACGGTCATCCCGCAGGCTTTGGCGCGCAATGCCGTGGCCGTGCCGATGCGTCCCAGCCCCACGACGGCGAACACGCGGTCGCGCAAACGATGAATCGGAGCGGCCACGCGGTACTCCCAGGGATCCGGCGTATGCCGCAAACGCTGGTTATAAAAATGCACCCCGCGTGCTAACGAGAGGGCCATGGCGATGGCCGAATCAGCGACCTCTTCGGTGCCATAGTCCGGCACGTTGGCCACCGGGATGCCGCGCTGTCGCGCTCGCACGCGATCGACGTTGTCGAATCCCACGCCACACCGCACGATCAATCGGCAATCTTGCAGTCGATCGATGGTGGCCGCCGACAGCGAGAGATTGTGGTACATCATGATCGCCGCCGCTTGTTCGATCTGCCCTTGCAGTTCGGATTCGCTGTGCGCGTTTAAAGCCCTCACATCGGCGACGCCAAGAAGGATGTCGCGCTCGACCTGCAGGTCGTCGTCGATGAAGTCGGTGATCACGATTTGTGGCAGCACGGGTTGTCCTGGGTTAGGGAATCAGACCAACAAACCCACCCACCACGGCGGCTTCGGCGATTGCACCGCGAAGGCTGATCGGTACCGGGGGTACGACCCAGGGAGCACAGCTGCCGGGACGATAATAACCCAGCGTGTACTGGCATTCGGTGGGCGGATGGATGCCCATTTTATACGGCAGCACGGCGATGTTGACAAAGAAGTGAGCCGTGGACAGGACGGGTTGAGCCACCGGACCGGCGGTATGCCCATAACGCTCCAGGTTAACTTCTTCAAAGTACAACGGCTTGTGACACAGACCCGACGCTTTCCAAGCGACCTGGCTGGGCGTCCAGTTGCGCGGTGTGTAGTCTTCCTGGCGAATCCGGCATTCACTGGGCAAGCCCCACTGCTCGGAAATGTACGCCAAGTCCCCTTCGCTGATGCGGTTCAGCGGAATCTCTTCGGTCGTCCCATGCTCCGATTCAACCAGTACCTTTTCATAGGCTAGGTCTTGCAATCGACCGCGAGCCATCACGTAGCCATCCATCGATCGCCAGTCACGGATCCCTTGTTTTTCGCTGAACTTGCGACGTTCTTGTTCCAGATCGTCCGCGTCCAGAATATCGGGACGGAAGGGCGGCGATATATCCAGGGAGATTTTTTCGATGGTGCGTGCGGCGATCCGCTCGCGAAACGTGTCGCAGGAGAAATCTTGCACACGCGTGGGTTGAATGCTGCGCGGACTGGGCAAGGTTTCTTCCTCACGCATCGGCGCCATCGACTCGCCGCGGGGACGCTGGAAAGGATTGATGTATTCATCGGGATCCTGCGCGGGCGGCTGGCCGGCTGCAGGCGCGGGGCTATCGTCCTGATCGGGCTGCGCGGGCGCTTCGCCACGATCATAGGGTGAAGCCGGATCTCGCATCGGATTGGTGGCCGGCGGCGACAGATCGCCCGGCGTGGCCGGCTGCTGCATGCCCTCCTGCGGCGTTCGCAACGGATCG from Roseimaritima ulvae includes these protein-coding regions:
- a CDS encoding C-terminal binding protein, which codes for MLPQIVITDFIDDDLQVERDILLGVADVRALNAHSESELQGQIEQAAAIMMYHNLSLSAATIDRLQDCRLIVRCGVGFDNVDRVRARQRGIPVANVPDYGTEEVADSAIAMALSLARGVHFYNQRLRHTPDPWEYRVAAPIHRLRDRVFAVVGLGRIGTATALRAKACGMTVRFYDPYKPDGYDKALGVERVESLQTLLAEAQILSVHCPLTPETHHMINAESLSWMPRGGYLVNTARGAVVELGAVTEALRSGQLAGAAIDVLPDEPPTADNVLLAAWRDPQHPAHERLIINPHSAFYSEEGLIDMRRKGSQACLRAITGKPLRNIVN